The genomic DNA ACGCTGCCGCCGTAGCCGGGGACCTCTTCGATCAGCTTGAAGTCGTAGTCGCGGCGCACATAGGTGCCGTCCTGCGCGAACGTGCCGTACACCGTGCGGAAGCCGCGGTCGACACTGCCGACGTTGATCAGGTTCTCCAGGACCCAGCGGGCCACGCGCTCGTGCTCGACGACGGAGCGCTGGGGGGCCTGGGCGGCGATGCGCGGGATGAGCCTGGCCACTATCTGGTCGTGGTCGGCACCCGTGTCGAAGTCCATGTTGAGGGTGACCAGGTCGATGGCGGCCAGGGCCACCTCCGCCATGCCGTACACCGAGTACTCGCCCGCGAGATTGGCCTTGCGTGCGTCGAGGTCGTGCAGCGGCGCGGTGCAGGCGAGCGCGCGCAGTCGCCGCGCCAGTCCCTCGTCGGCGGCCGGGCCCGGGGCGGGGCGCGGCCCCGCGCTGAACTGGGGCGGAACGCTGTCCGTCGATGCAGGCGAAGTCACGCTGCACAGACTAGGTCCTCGGTCTGACAACGACCCAAACGACGCAGAAGCGACTACCGCCACAGCCGCGTGCGCCGGGTCCGCCGAGTACCGAGCCGTCCTCAGTCGAGCCACGTGCCCTTGTCAGTCGAGCGCCGTGCCGTCCTCGCCGACCCGCTGCCGGTAGGCCTCGACGACGCGTTTCAGCGAGTCGTCGAGGTAGACCGCGAGCAGTTTCTCGGCCTCGGCCCGGTCGCCCGCCTGGAGCGCGTGGAGGATCAGGCGGTTGCGCTGGAGGTACGGCTCGTGGAGCGCCTTCGGGTCGTCCACGAGGTGGAAGGCGAGCCGGAGTTCGGCGAAGACGCTGCGCATCCACTCGCCGGTGCGGGCGCTGCCGGCGAGGGCGACCAGTTCCCGGTGGAAGTGGATATTGGCCGTACCCACGCCTTTCCAGTCATCTTCGACGGACGCCAACTGCCCCTCGGTGACGGCCGCGGCGAGGTGTTCGAGGGCGTACGGCGGTTCGCCCAGCCCTCGTACGACGGCGCACTCGACGAGGCGGCGGGTGCGGTAGATGTCCTCGACGTCCTCGACGCTCAGGACCCGGACGAAGACGCCCCGGTTCAGCTCGTGGACGAGCAGGCGTTCGTGAGTGAGCAGCCGGAACGCCTCACGGAGTGTGTTGCGCGACACACCGAGCGCTCCGCCGATGCTGTCCTCCGAGAGCCGGGCGCCCGGCGGGAAATAGCCCTCGGCGATCCGACTTCTGAGGATGTCCGAGACGCGTTCCGCGGTGCTCGTGCGACCCAGGAGGGCGCGGTCGTCGGCCAGTCCCGCCATCTGCTCTGCCATGCCCGGAATTCAACCGCAGATACAAGAACGAAACAACATGCCTCTTGAAGGATCGTTCAACGATCCTCTACTTTTCTCGGTAGGGCGCCGCCCGCTCACACCGGCGCCGACGGCTTCCGCACGGCACGGCTCAGTCCCAGCACCCTCCGTCCTCCTTCTGCGAGGTGCACATGAGCACGACCCCTCCACCTCAGGCCCTGAACACCGGCGCACATCCGGACACGGACGAACTCACCGCCGACGACGGTGCGTTGGCCTGGCTGCGCGCGCTCGGTCCGAACGGCCGCCGCGCCTTCGCCGGCGCGTTCGGCGGCTACGGCCTGGACTCCTACGACTACTTCACGCTGCCGCTGAGCATGGTCGCGCTGGCTGCGTACTTCGGCCTGAACAGCGGCCAGACCGGCCTGTTCACCACCGTCACGCTGGTCGTCTCCGCGGTCGGGGGCGCCATCGCGGGCGTCTTCGCCGACCGGGTGGGCCGGGTCAGGGCCCTGATGATCACGGTGGTCACGTACGCCGTCTTCACCGTGGCCTGCGGCTTCGCGCCCAACTACGAGACCCTGTTGGTCTTCCGCGCCCTCCAGGGGCTCGGTTTCGGCGGCGAGTGGGCGGTCGGCGCGATCCTGGTCGCCGAGTACGCGAGCCCCAAGCACCGCGGCCGTACGCTCGGCGCGGTCCAGAGTTCCTGGGCGGTGGGCTGGGCGCTGGCCGCGGTCGTCTACACGCTGGTCTTCTCGTTCCTCGGCGACGACCTGGCCTGGCGGGTGATGTTCTGGACCGGCGCGCTGCCCGCGCTGCTGGTGATCTGGGTGCGGCGCCGGGTGCACGACGCCCCGGAGGCGACGGCCGTGCGCGAACAGAACGTCCAGAAGGGGTCGTTCGCGGCGATCTTCAAGCCGGGCACGGCCGAGGCACCGGGCCTGCTGCGCACGACGGTCTTCGCCGGCCTGCTCTCCACCGGCGTCCAGGGCGGCTACTACACCCTCGCCACCTGGGTGCCGACGTACCTCAAGACGGAGCGCGGCCTGTCGGTCGTCGGCACCGGCGGCTATCTGACCTTCCTGATCTCCGGCGCCTTCCTGGGGTACCTCACCGGCGGCTACCTCACGGACGTGCTCGGCCGTAAGCGCAACATCTGGCTCTTCGCGCTGCTCTCGGCGATCTGCATCCTGGTGTACACGCACATTCCCAGCGGCGCCAACACCCTTCTCCTGGTGCTCGGTTTCCCGCTCGGGTTCTGCATGTCGGCGATCTTCAGCGGCTTCGGCTCGTACCTGAGCGAGCTGTACCCGACGGCCCTGCGCGGCACGGGACAGGGCTTCACGTACAACACCGGCCGCGCGGTCGGCGCCGTCTTCCCGACCCTGGTGGGCTTCCTGGCCGACAGTTGGGGTGTGGGCGGAGCGCTCGTCTTCGGGGCGATCGGATACGGCATCGCGGCGCTGGCGCTCCTGGGGCTGCCGGAGACCCGCGGAAAGGAACTGGCGTGAACCGTACGGAGGATCGTCCCCTGACCCTCGTCGACGAGCACGCGCACGCGTGGAGCCCGCGTTCCGCCCGGGCCCGGTTCCGGGCCGGGCTGACGGGTCCCACGGCCGGGGTCGCGGCGGGCCACACCCAGGTCAACCTGATCTCGGTGCCCGCCGACTGGGCCTACGACATGCTGCTGTTCTGCCAGCGCAACCCGAAGCCCTGCCCGGTGCTCGACGTCACGGACGCCGGCTCCTGGAAGACGGTTCTGGCCGACGGCGCGGATCTGCGCACCGATCTGCCGCGCTACCGGGTGTGGCGGGACGGCGAGTTGGTGGAGGAGCCGACGGACGTGCGCGCGCACTGGCGCGACGACCTGGTGTCGTTCCTGATCGGCTGCAGCTTCACCTTCGAGTGGTCCCTGAGCGAGGCGGGAGTCCCGATCCGCCACATCGAGCAGGGCCGCAACGTCCCGATGTACGTGACGAGCCGCCCCTGTCGCCCGGCGGGGCGGCTGCACGGCCCGATGGTCGTGTCGATGCGCCCGGTGCCGCCGGAGCACCTGGCGACGGCGATCCGGGAGACCGCGCTGCTCCCGGCGGTGCACGGCAGCCCCGTACACTGCGGCGATCCCTCGGGACTCGGCATCGACGACCTCGGCCGTCCGGACTTCGGTGATCCGGTGGACGCCGGGCCGGACGACATCCCGGTGTTCTGGGCCTGCGGAGTGACCCCGCAGGCCGCGGTGATGGCGTCCCGCCCGCCGTTCGCCATCACCCACGCGCCGGGCCAGATGTTCGTCACCGACGCCCGCGACGAGCAGTACCGCGTCGCCTGACCAGGAGAGATGATGATCGATCTGAACGCCGACCTAGGCGAGGGCTTCGGCCGCTGGCACCTCACCGACGACGAACAGCTCCTGTCCGTCGTCACCAGCGCCAATGTGGCCTGCGGCTTCCACGCCGGGGACCCGGTCACCATGCGGCGGGTGTGCGAGCTGGCGGCCGAGCGCGGGGTACGGGTCGGCGCGCAGGTGTCCTACCGGGACCTGGCGGGGTTCGGGCGGCGCGCGATGGACGTGCCGTCCGCCGAGCTGGCGGCCGAAGTGGCGTACCAGATCGGCGCCTTGGAGGTGTTCGCCCGGGCGGCGGGCACGCGCGTGTCGTACGTCAAGCCGCACGGGGCGCTGTACAACCGGGTCGTGCACGACCCGGAGCAGGCCGCCGCGGTGATCGAGGGCGTGCTCCTGGCCGACGCCTCGCTGCCCGTGCTCGGGCTGCCCGGCTCGGTCGTGCTCGACCTGGCTTCGAAGGCCGGGCTGCCGGCCGTCACGGAGGCGTTCGCGGACCGTGCCTACACCGACGAGGGCACGCTCGTGCCGCGCGACCGGGACGGCGCGGTGGTCACCGACCCGGAGGCCGTCGTGGAGCGGTCACTGAGCCTGGCCCGCTCCGGGACGGTCGAGGCGCTCTCCGGGGCACGCATCGAGGTACGGGCCCGCTCCCTGTGCCTGCACGGGGACACGCCCGGCGCGGTCGAACTGGCCCGCAGGGTCCGCGAGCGGCTCGTGGAGTCGGGTGTCCTGGTGGAGGCCTTCGCATGAGGGCCCTGCCCGTCGGCGAGGACGCGCTGCTCGTCGAAGTGGCCTCCGGGGAGGAGGCCGAGGCCGTCCACGCGGAGCTGCTGCGCCGCCGCGCGGAGGGCCTGCTCACCGTCCGCGAGATCGTCCCGGCCGCCCGCACGGTCCTCCTCGACGGCCTCGCCGACCCGGCCCGGCTGGCCGCCGAACTCACCACCTCCGACGTACCTCCCGCTCCCCCACGCGCGCGTGAGGCGATCGAACTCCCGGTGCGCTACGACGGCCCGGACCTCGCCGACGTCGCCGCCCTGTGGGGTGTCCCCGAGGACGAGGTGGCCCGCATCCACGCGGCCACCGAGTTCCGCGTCGCCTTCTGCGGGTTCGCCCCCGGCTTCGGCTACCTCACCGGCCTCCCGGCCCGCTACGACGTCCCCCGCCGGGCCACCCCGCGCACGGCCGTCCACGCCGGTGCCGTGGGCCTGGCGGGGCCGTACACCGGCGTCTACCCCCGTTCCTCGCCCGGCGGTTGGCAGCTCATCGGCACGACGGACGCGGTCCTGTGGGACCCCGCACGCGAGCCGGCCGCGCTGCTGTCGCCGGGCACGCTCGTGCGCTTCGTCCCGGTGGCGGACGTATGACGGACCGCGCCTTCGCCGTCGTACGGGCCGGGGCCCTGACCACCGTGCAGGACCTGGGGCGGCCCGGACACGCGCACCTGGGGGTGCCGCGTTCCGGGGCGCTCGACGGGCCCGCGGCGGCGCTCGTCAACCGGCTGGTCGGCAATCCACCGGAAGCGGCCGTCCTGGAGACGACCCTCAACGGCTGTGCCGTACGGCCTCGTTCAACGATCCTCGTGGCCGTCGGCGGCGCCCCCTGCCCGGTCACGGTGAACGGTCGGCCGGTCGCCTGGGGCGCGCCCGTGCATGTGCCGGCCGGGGCGCTCCTGGACATCGGGACGGCCGTCTCCGGAGTACGGACCTACATCGCCTTCGCCGGTGGGGTCGGCGTCGAGCCGGTGCTGGGGAGCCGCTCCACGGATCTGCTGTCCGGGCTCGGTCCGGCGCCGCTCACGAACGGCGCCATACTGCCGCTGGGGTCCCCGACGAGTCTCCACGCGCACGTGGACGTCGCCCCGCAGCCGCGCCCCCCGGTCGAGCTCGTCCTGCGGGTGACCCTCGGGCCCCGCGACGACTGGTTCACGCCCGAGGCCGTGCGCGCGTTCACGTCACGCGCCTACCGGGTGTCCTCGGCGAGCAACCGCATCGGGCTGCGCACCGAGGGGCCCGCCCTGGAGCGGGCCCTGACCGGTGAACTCCCCAGCGAGGGCATGGTCCTCGGTGCCGTCCAGGTGCCACCGGACGGCCGCCCGGTGGTGTTCCTGGCCGACCATCCGACCACCGGCGGCTATCCGGTGATCGCCGTCGTCCGCCCCACGGACCTCCCGGCGGCCGCCCAGGCGGCGCCCGGCACCCCGGTCCGTTTCGTGGCTGTACGGCGCCGCTGAGGCCCCGTACACGCCCTATGCGGGGTCCGGCTGCTCCTGCTGCACCGACAGGGAGGCCAGCGCCATCGACACGGCGTGGGACGCGCTCAGGTCGAGCCGGGCGCTCGTGCCCCGTGCGCGGTGGCGCATCTCGTCGGCGGCCAGCCTGAGGAGTTGTGGCAGCAGGTCGGTGCAGCGGCGGGCCACCCAGCCGGTGCCCGCCGTCGCCAGCCACAGCAGACTGGCCGACCTGGTGGGCACCGGGAACTCGGGTTCGGGCGAGGGCGCGGCCCCCGTGGCCACCCCCTCCTCGGCGAGCAACGCGTGGAAACGCAGCGCCAGTTGGCGGTGCCCGCGCTCCCCGGGGTGGAGCCGGTCCGCGCTCCAGATCGCGCGGTCCATGATCCACTCGCCCTCCGCGGCGTGCAGATGCACGGCCCCGTAGCGCTCGGAGAGCGCGTGCACCACGGTGTTGACGGCGCGCTGCCGCCGGGCGAGCGGGCGGGCCAGCGCGCCCGGGAGGCCGAGCATCGCGCCCGGGTCGGGCAGACAGGCCGTGAGCAGGACCGCGCCCTGTGCCGTGAAGGCCGCGTAGACCTCGTCGAGCCGGGCGGCCAGGGCCTGGATGTCGAAGGTGCAGCGCAGGGTGTCGTTGACGCCTATGACGACGGACACGATGTCCGGGTCCAGGGCGAGCCCGGCCGGGGTCTGCCGTTCCAGCACGTCCCGTGACTGCGCCCCGCTGACCGCGAGGTTCGTGAACTCCACGGTCTCCTCGGGCTGTTGGGTCAGCCCGTCGGCGAGCAGCGCGGCCCAACCGCGCCACGCCTCGCCGACGGGATCGCCCACGCCCTCGGTGAGCGAGTCACCGAGGGCGACGAAACGGACCGTTCTCATGCCACGCCTCCGGGCACGAACCGCCGTACCGGAACATCCGCGTCGTGGGCCGCGAGGAAGGCGTCGACCGCCGTGTGCCAGCCGAAACACTCCGCACGCGCGCGTGCGATCTCCCGCCGCTCCGGCTCGGAGCGTTCGAGCAGCATGTCCACGGCGTCCGCGAAGGCCTTCCCGTTGTCCGCCGCCGTGGCGCCGGCGGAGCCGATCACCTCGGGCAGCGCGGAGGACGCGCTGGCCACCACGGGCGTGCCGCAGGCCATCGCCTCCAGGGCGGCGAGCCCGAAGGTCTCGGCGGGCCCGGGCGCCAGGCACACGTCGGCGGAGGCCTGGAGCGCGCCGAGCAGCCGCCGGTCGGAGACGTGCCCGAGGAAGGTGACCGGCAGCCCCCGCTCCCGCGCCCGCTGTTCGAGCCGGGCCCGCAGCGGGCCGTCCCCGGCGACCACGAGGACCGCCCGTCGCCCGCGCCGTACCAGCGCCTCCAGGGCGTCGAGCGCCGTGCCGGGCTTCTTCTCCACGGAGAGCCTGGTGCAGGTCACCAGCAGAACCTGGTCCATGCGCGCGTACTCCGCGCGCACCACCGGGTCCCGCAGCGCCGGACTGCGCCCCACCAGGTCGACGCCCAGCGGAGCCCGTACGACATTGCGTGCGCCGATGCGGACGAACTCCCGCTCGGCGAACTCCGTGGTGCACACCACGCGCGCGTAGGTGTGTGCCGTACGGACGTTGAGGGCGTCGGCGGTGCGCCGGGACATGTTCTCCGACAGGCCCCAGGTGCGCAGGACGCCGTCGGCGGTCTCGTGGGACACCATCACGGCGGGGACGCGGGCCCGCCTGGCCCATTTGCCGGTCCAGCGCAGGGTCGTACGGTCGGAGACCTCCAGGCGGTCGGGGGCGAGTTGTTCCAGGAGGCCGGCCACGCGCCGCTTGTCGGTGAGGACGCGGTAGCCGCCGGTGCCGGGCAGCAGCGGGCCGGGCAGGGTGATGACGCGGCCCTGCTCGGTCTCACGGTCGGTGTGGCGTTCGCCGGGCACGATGAGGACCGGGTGGTGCCCGGCCTCCTTGAAGCCCTTGCCCAGCTCGCGCAGGGCGGTGCGCAGGCCCCCGGAGGAGGGGGCCACGAAGTTGGCGAGCCGCACGATCCTGAGGGAAGCGGTGTTCATGCCGCCACCACCAGCTTGCGCGCGGCGAGGACATCGCCGTAGTGGGCGATCAGTTGGTCGCCGACGGCCGCCCAGGTGCGGCCCTCGACCATGGCCCGTGCGGCGGTGCCGTACTCGGCGCGGAGCGCGGGATCGGCGGCCAGGGTCCGTACGGCGTCCGTCACCGCGCTCTCGTCGCGGGGCGGGAAGAGGAACCCGGTGCGCCCGTGGGCGACCAGGTCCAGCGGTCCGCCGGCGGCGGGCGCGACGACGGGGACGCCGCTGGCCATGGCTTCCTGGACGGTCTGACAGAAGGTCTCAAAAGGTCCGGTGTGCACGAATATGTCCAACGAGGCGAAGATACGGGCGAGCTCGTCTCCGGTACGCCGGCCGAGGAAGACCGCGCCCGGCAGCGCCTCGGTGAGGTGCGGCTGGCTGGGTCCGTCGCCGACGATCACGACCCGGACGCCCTCGATGCCGCAGGCTCCGGCGAGGAGTTCGACCTGCTTCTCGGGGGCGAGCCTGCCTACGTAGCCGACGATCAGCTCACCGTTCGGGGCGAGTTCGCGGCGCAGCGCCTCGTCCCGGTACTCGGGGCGGAAGCGCTCGGTGTCCACGCCGCGCGGCCAGAGCCTGACCCGGGGCACGCCGTGTGCCTCCAGGTCGCCCAGGGCCGCGCTGGAGGGCGCGAGGGTGCGGTCGGCGGCGGCGTGGACGGAGCGGATGCGCCGCCAGGCGGTGGCCTCGCCGGCGCCGACGTACGTACGGGCGTATCCGGCCAGGTCGGTCTGGTAGACGGCCACGGCGGGGATGCCGAGCCGGGCCGCGGCGGCCATGCCGCGGACGCCGAGGATGAACGGGCTGGCCAGGTGCACGATGTCGGCGCGGTGTTCGGTGATGGCCGCGGCGACGCGTCGGCTGGGGAGGGCGACGCGGACCTGGGGGTAGCCCGGGAGCGGTAGGGAGGGGACACGGATGACGGGGCACGGCGACTGGGCGTCGGGCCCGCTACCGGCCGAGGTGGCCGGCGCGACGACGAGCGGATGATGACCGCGATCCACGAGGTGCCGGGCGGTCTGGAGCGCGCAGTGGGCCACGCCGTTCACGTCGGGGGGAAAGGATTCGGTCACGATGACGACACGCATACCCGTGTTGTCGCCGCGCTGGACGTGGCCGCGTCAACGTGGATCTATGCGAACGGTGAACGTCCCATGAGCGTTGCGCTGCACACCCGAGCAGGTCAGACGGCGTCCATGCGCGTCTGACCCGCGGGTCATCCCACGTTCACACTGCGGGGGCGTCGGGCCCGATCCGGCTCCGTACGGCTGTCTGGACTTCCGCTTCCTCGGCCGGGTCGGCGGCGAGCCTGCGGAGCTGCTCCACGACCCGGGCGTCGGCGGTCTCGGCGTGCCGGGCGGCGATCTCGCGGGTGGTCTCCTCGCAGTCCCAGAGGCACTCGACGGCGAAGCCGGTGGGGTAGGAGGGGTCGGTGGCGGCCAGGGCGCGGGCGGCCCGGCCGCGCAGATGGGACGAGGCGGTCTCCCGGTACACATGGCGCAGGACGGGTGCGGCGCAGACGATGCCGAGGCGTCCGGCGCCGTCGACGAGGGTCCAGAGGGTGGGGGCGTCGGGCCCCTCGCCCATGACGGCCTCCCTGAGGGCGCCGAGGACCAGGTCGCTGTCCTGGGTCCCGCCCCGGCAGGCGAGCATCCGGCCGGCGGCGGCCCCGAGCGGATCGGGGCGGCGGGCCCAGCCACGGGCGCGGTCGACGGCGGCGACGGAGCGCATCCGTTCGAAGGCGTCGACGGCGGCCTCCACGACGGGCGCCGGGCCGGTGGCGACCGCTCGTTCGATCAGTTGGAGGGCTTCGGGATCGTTGCTGTCGGCGAGATAGCGCAGGGCGGTGCAGCGGGCGCCCTCGCCGCCGTCCTTGGCGGCCTCGACGATCTCGGGCCGGTCCTCGGGGCCCGCCACCGCGGTGAGGCAGCGGGCGGCCGGGACGTGCAGGGCGGCGCCGCGTTCGAGGCCCTGTTGGGCCCATTCGAACACCGCTTGCACGCTCCACCCCGGACGGGGCCCGGTAGGTCGCATCTGGCGTTGCCAGAGGTCGAAGCAGCCGGCTTCCTGGGCGGCACGCACGCGCGTGGCGATCGATTCGCGCGAGTCCTCGGCCCACAGCCGCCAGGGCCGGGGTTCGAAGGCGTCGCGCACCGCGGCGGCCAGTTCGGCCTCGCCCTCGGGGTCGGCCGGGAAACGCGCCAGCACCGGGGCGGCGAGGGCGCGCAGGCCCGCGTCGTCGTCCCTGAGCGCCAGCTCGTCCAGGGCCCAGGCCCAGTTGCTGCCGGTGGCCGCGTACCTGCGCAGCAGTTCGAGCGCGTCCTGCCTGCCGTAGGAGGCGAGGTGCCCCAGGACGGCGAGCGCGAGGCCCGTACGGGACTCCTCGGTGTCGAGGACGTCCTCGGCGTCGAAGAGGTGGGCCTCGACGGCGTCCAGGTCACCGCCCAGATCGAGGTACAGACGGGCGTAGTACAGGGAGCGGTTCTCCACCTGCCAGTCGTGGCGGGGATCGCGCAGCACACAGTGGTTCAGTGCCGCGAGTGCCTCGGCACGGGGTGCGGTGAGCGCGTGCAGTGTGCCGTCGCCGCGGCCCCGCTGAAGCAGGCCGAGCAGCGTACCGCTGGGCGCTATGACCGGATCGAACATGGGAAACAGCCTCACATCAAGCGTCGACGCAACCGGGGGACGTGCACTACCTGGCCGCGTGACAACACGTCGGGGCGCCCGCCGTTTCCTGCTTGCTGTAGACCATTTTCCTCTGCCTCTCGTAGGTGGCCCATGCGGGCCGCAACTACGGCCCGCGCGGTGCGGCAACACCTGCCCAGCCATCGCGTCCGTAAATCACGACGTCATGATGACCCGGCAGTTCTCGATGCCGCGACCGAAATTTCGGGCGGCGCCGTGCTGCCTTCCCCCGTTTTCCCCCGTTTTCCTTGTCGTACCTGGTCAGAAGGCCCGTCCTCGCCGCCGACGGGCCGCCCGTCAGTGCGCGCCGAACAGCTCCAGCAGTTCGGCCTTGGCGAACATCCGGGCCGTGTCGACCGCCGACGGGGTGCCCGCGGCCGGATCGGCACCGGCCTCCAGCAGAACTTCGATCACCTCTTGCTCACCCTTGAAGACGGCTCCGGCGAGCGGCGTCTGCCCCCGGTCGTTGATCCGGTCGGCCTCGGCGCCCCGCGCCAGCAGGGCCCGTACGGCGTCGGCGTGCCCGTGATAGGCGGCGAGCATCACCAGGGAGTCGCCGCGGTCATTGGTGAGGTTGGCCGGGACGCCCGCGTCCACGTACGCGACCAGCGCCTCGGTCCCGCCCTGGCGGGCCAGGTCGAAGATCTTGGTCGCGAGCTCCACGACCTCGGGGTCGGGGGCTTCGCTCATCGGCCTGACCGCCTCTCACTAGTACGGGTGAATCGCCAGCGTACTGGCTCCGCCGAGACATGACCGGCCCCCTCCGAGGCAAAGATCACCGCGGGCCCCGACATGGGTGAAACCCCTGCTCAGACAGCCCGAATGCGCTCCACCATCCGAGGGAAATCCGCCGAAATTCACCCACTTGCACCTTTTATCGTATGGATACATCCTGTGATCCTGGAAGAACTCATGGTGACTGTCCCCACGAACCAGGAGAGCTCAAATGATCTTGTCCATGTCAGGCGTCGTCCTTCTCGGCATCATCGTCTTCCTCTTCTTCAAGAAGGACGGACTCAAGGCCTCCCACGCCCTGGTGGCCGCACTCTTCGGCTTCTACATGGCCAGCACGGCCATCGCCCCGAGCATCAAGGCCGGCGGCGAGAGCCTGGCGAGCCTCCTCGGCGGCATCAAGTTCTGACACCACCACCCGTACGCACCTTCAGGAGACAGCAGTGGCCCGGCGCCCCCTCCCCCGCATCCTGAGCAACGGCACCGCCCAGATCGCCCGGAGCCGGGAGCTGGCCCGGACGGCGGCCGACAGCGCCACCGACGTCCTCCATCCGCTGATCACGATCACGCGCGGTCTGCGCCGGCTGGCATCCGCCGGGCGGCGCAGATGGGCCGACACCCCCAAGGACAAGCGCGGGCCGCTGCTGTTCCTGGTGGCCTCGGTGATCCTGGTCGTGGTGCTGGTGCCGTACGGCCCGCTGCTCGCCGCCATCACCCTGATGGCGGCGGCGGCATGGCAGGGCCGGGACCGCACCCCGCCGGCGCCCGAAGGGCCCGACGAGTCCCAGACCCAGCGCCTCCAGTCCCTCTACGAGGCGCTGGTGCCCTACTTCTCGGCCGCCGAGGACCCGGCTCCCCTGTTCGCCCACGGCGGCGACTGGGAGAAGGCCTTCCCGGCCTACGAGTTCGACGGCGGAGGCCGGATCTCCCATCTGGTCGTCCGCTATCCGGCGTACTTCAC from Streptomyces sp. NBC_01478 includes the following:
- a CDS encoding HEAT repeat domain-containing protein, whose amino-acid sequence is MFDPVIAPSGTLLGLLQRGRGDGTLHALTAPRAEALAALNHCVLRDPRHDWQVENRSLYYARLYLDLGGDLDAVEAHLFDAEDVLDTEESRTGLALAVLGHLASYGRQDALELLRRYAATGSNWAWALDELALRDDDAGLRALAAPVLARFPADPEGEAELAAAVRDAFEPRPWRLWAEDSRESIATRVRAAQEAGCFDLWQRQMRPTGPRPGWSVQAVFEWAQQGLERGAALHVPAARCLTAVAGPEDRPEIVEAAKDGGEGARCTALRYLADSNDPEALQLIERAVATGPAPVVEAAVDAFERMRSVAAVDRARGWARRPDPLGAAAGRMLACRGGTQDSDLVLGALREAVMGEGPDAPTLWTLVDGAGRLGIVCAAPVLRHVYRETASSHLRGRAARALAATDPSYPTGFAVECLWDCEETTREIAARHAETADARVVEQLRRLAADPAEEAEVQTAVRSRIGPDAPAV
- a CDS encoding ankyrin repeat domain-containing protein; the protein is MSEAPDPEVVELATKIFDLARQGGTEALVAYVDAGVPANLTNDRGDSLVMLAAYHGHADAVRALLARGAEADRINDRGQTPLAGAVFKGEQEVIEVLLEAGADPAAGTPSAVDTARMFAKAELLELFGAH